In Candidatus Cetobacterium colombiensis, the DNA window AACACTCCGTGTGTACAACAAGCGTAAGCTTCTATAGCACCTCTTGACATAATTGCATCTGCTCCATTTGTTATTGTTCCTGCAGTATCAATCATATCATCTATAAATATTGCTACTTTTCCCTCTACCTCTCCGATTAAGTTCATTACTTCAGACATATTTGGCTTTGGTCTTCTTTTATCTATAATAGCAATTTTACAATCTAACCACTCTGCTAATTTTCTAGCTCTTTTTACTCCACCGATATCTGGAGATACTACTACTACCTTGTCCCCTGATAATCCTCTAGCAATAAATGATTTTGCTAGTAATGGTAATGCTTGCATGTGATCTACTGGAATATCAAAGAATCCTTGAATTTGATCAGCATGTAAATCCATAGTTACAACTCTTGTTGCTCCTGCTGTTGTTAATAAATTTGCCACTAATTTAGATGTAATCGGCTCTCTTGGTCTCGATTTTCTATCTTGTCTAGCATACCCATAATAAGGAATAATTACATTTATCGACTTTGCTGACGCTCTTTTTAAAGCATCAATAAATATTAATAACTCCATTAAATTTTCATTTACAGGCTCTGATGTAGATTGAACAACAAATATATCCCTACCTCTTACTGTTTCACCTACACATACATAAACTTCTCCATCTTTAAATCTAACAATTTCAACATCTCCTACTGAAGTTCCATACTTTTCAGCTATTTTATTAGCTAACTCCACGTTTGATGTTCCGGCAAAAATTTTTACCCCAGGTCTTTCCATTTTTTCTATTTCCTCCAATCAAATTTTATAACTTGTTTACTTCTTGATACTGCCAATGCATTTTCTGGTACATCTTTTGTTATTACTGAACCAGCTCCAACTAATGCATTTTCTCCTATATTAACAGGAGCCACTAGCATTGTATCACTTCCTATAAAAGCATTTTTTCCAATTGTGGTTTTGAATTTATTTTTACCATCATAATTACAAGTTATTGTACCTGCACCTATGTTAGTTTTTTCTCCTACTGTAGCATCACCTAAATATGTTAAATGTCCTGCTTTAACTCCTTTTTCTAAAACAGACTTTTTAACTTCTACAAAGTTTCCAATATGAACCTCTTCTTTCAAATGTGATTTAGGTCTTAAATGTGCAAATGGTCCTATTGTTACTTTGCTTTCAACAATACTTTCCTCTAATACTGAACTTTCAACTCTTACGTTGTTTCCAATTTGGCAGTCT includes these proteins:
- a CDS encoding ribose-phosphate diphosphokinase, whose protein sequence is MERPGVKIFAGTSNVELANKIAEKYGTSVGDVEIVRFKDGEVYVCVGETVRGRDIFVVQSTSEPVNENLMELLIFIDALKRASAKSINVIIPYYGYARQDRKSRPREPITSKLVANLLTTAGATRVVTMDLHADQIQGFFDIPVDHMQALPLLAKSFIARGLSGDKVVVVSPDIGGVKRARKLAEWLDCKIAIIDKRRPKPNMSEVMNLIGEVEGKVAIFIDDMIDTAGTITNGADAIMSRGAIEAYACCTHGVFSDPAIERLEASCLKEVIITDSIALPEHKRIDKIKVVSVDEILAEAVRRIVNNESVSELFEK